The following DNA comes from Spirochaetota bacterium.
GTGTTGGTAGTCAAGGACTGTAAAGACCTAATGCAAAAGCGGGCACTGCATGATTATCACTACTGAAAAATATGTAAGTGAAGTATTATTATGACCTAATCTTGTTCATCGCAAAAGATATTGCTTTTCGTATCTATAAATTGCAGACATTGTTTAAAAATTCTTATCTACATTTTATTTTCTTCCGATATACTAGCATATAAAAGGAATTTTATAATATATTTCATGGATGGAAATATGACAAATCTCATAATTGCTATCAAAAGGGTATTAGGTGAAGAGATATCCATCTTCAAACAACTTTACATGCTTGAAGAGGATAAGAGTAAGGCAATCATTAAGAAAGATGGTAAAGCCCTCGAGTCCATATCCTCTTCGCAGGAAAAATTCATCAAAGCAATAGAACTTCTTGAGTTAAACCGAATCAGTATTATTGAAGAGTATAAACCCATCCTTTGGCCGGATGTTACATCCAAGGATATTAGTCTTAAAAACTTGAGCTGTGTAGATGAGAACTCGTCTAATTGTATTCTTGAGAAGGGTAAGGAGCTTAAGAAAATTATTCAGATGATGAAATCCCTCCAGGAGACAAACCAAAGGATGATAAAAGATAACCTCGAA
Coding sequences within:
- a CDS encoding flagellar protein FlgN, which codes for MTNLIIAIKRVLGEEISIFKQLYMLEEDKSKAIIKKDGKALESISSSQEKFIKAIELLELNRISIIEEYKPILWPDVTSKDISLKNLSCVDENSSNCILEKGKELKKIIQMMKSLQETNQRMIKDNLEFFNISLLELKQSIILKNGYDEKGIEKTCIEDPLLFNQII